The Streptomyces sp. HUAS MG91 sequence TCCAGGAACTGGAGCGCCGAGGTGTGGTCGAAGGACTCCGAGGCGACCCAGCCGCCGACCGTCCACGGCGAGATGATGATGGCGGGGACGCGGAAGCCGCCGCCGATGGGCAGGCCCTTGACGAACTCGTCCGCGGTGCCCGCCGGCGGGGTGGGCGGGGCGACGTGGTCGAACAGGCCGTCGTTCTCGTCGTAGTTGAGGATGAAGGCCGTCTTCGCCCAGACCTTCGGGTTGCTGGCTATCGCCTCGATCTTCTGGGCGACGAAGTCGGCGCCGGCCGCCGGGAGGTAGTCCGGGTGCTCGGACTGGTAGCTGGTCGGCATGATCCAGCTGACGGCCGGGAGGCGGTCGTTGCGGGCGTCGTCCTCGAAGGTGCCCTCGGGCTGCGGGCGGACACCGCGCTCGTACAGGTCGGAGCCGGGCCGCGCGTTCTTGAACGAGGCGAACTGCTCCAGCATGTTGCAGCCGTAGTCGTCGTCCTGCTGGTAGACCTTCCAGCTGACGCCGGCGGCCTGGAGGCGTTCGGCGTACGTCGTCCAGCGGTAGGGCTGCGGCGCCGTGTTGTTGAGGATGGGGCCGCCCTGCGTGCCGCCGGGGTCGATGGTGCCCGTCATCCAGTAGAGGCGGTTGGGCCAGGTCGGGCCGAAGACCGAGCAGAAGTAGTTGTCGCAGATGGTGAAGGTCTCGGCGAGCGCGAACTGGAAGGGGATGTCCTTACGGGTGTAATACCCCATCACGTACGGGCCGTTGACACCGTCGGCCTTGCGGTGGGCGGGCAGCCACTGGTCCATCCTGCCGTTGTTCCACGCCTCGTGCTGGACGGACCAGGCGTGCGAGGTGGAGGGGATGGCCTGGGCGCTGGTGGAGTGGGTGTCCAGGTGGAACGGGAGCAGATAGCCCTTCGGGTTCGCGGCGTCGGGCTGGTAGAAGACCGAACGGCCGGTGTCCAGCTTCAGCGCATGGGGGTCGCTGAAGCCGCGCACCCCCTTGAGCGTGCCGAAGTAGTGGTCGAACGAGCGGTTCTCCTGCATGAGCATCACGACGTGCTCGATGTCGCGCAGCGAGCCCTTGCGCGGCGGGCCCGCCGCGACCGCCTTCTGGACGCTGGGCGGCAGGAGGGAGAGGGCCGCGGCGCCGCCTACGGCGCCCGCCGCGGAACCGAGGAGTCTGCGTCGGGTCAGTTCGGCCATGGAAGGTCCCCTGTCTGCTCGGGTCGGGTGGTCCGGCGCGGCCGCCGGCGGCATGCCAACGGCCCGTGCTGAACGGGCCGTTGACCTCCACCCTGCGTCCTCGCGGATGTGGCGCAGAGGAGGCCCACGATGAAATCGCGAACAACGCGCGGCAAGGGCTTGGCCAACCCATGGGCCGGAACCCGCCCCCTTGGCACACGCCATACCTGCCATATACACGGATTTGAACCGGCGCCCTTCTCGATGGACGGCCCCGGGGTCCCGGCGTACGCTGAGCGACACCCAAAACCTCTGACTGAGTCAACTGTCCGAGCCGCGAGGTGTCCGCGAGGTGACCATGACCGTGCACGACATCCGGTCCTTCAACCGCTTCTACACGAACGTGATCGGCGCGCTCGACTACAGCCGCCACCTGTACGCGCCGTACACCCTCACCGAGTCCCGCGTCCTGTACGAGCTGGCGCACACCGAGCACGTCGACGCCGCCGACCTGCGCACCTGGCTCTCGCTCGACGCCGGGTACCTGAGCCGGATCCTCAACAAGTTCGAGCAGGCCGGGTTGGTCGAGCGCGGCTCGTCGGACAAGGACTCCCGGCGCCGCCGGATCACGCTCACCGCGCGCGGCCGCGGCGCCGCCGAACTCCTCGACGAGCGCTCACGGGAATCCGTCGGCACGCTCCTCGCCGGGGTTCCCGCGGGTGAGCGCGAGCGGCTGGGCGACGCCCTGCGCACTGTGCGCGAACTGCTCGGCGACGGCCGCGCGGCCCGGCACCCCGACAACGTCCTGCTGCGCGAACCCGGCCCCGGCGACCTCGGCTGGATCGTCGCGCGCAACGGCGCGGTGTACGAGGCCGAGTTCGGCTGGAACACCGAGTACGAGGGCCTGGTCGCCCGTATCGTCGCCGACTTCGCCCAGGACCACGACCCCCATCTGGAGCGGGTCTGGATCGCGGAGCTGGACGGCCGGCCGGTGGGCTGCGTGATGTGCGTACGGGACGAGGCGCCCGGCACGGCCCGGCTGCGGCTGCTGCTCGTCGAGCCCGAGGCACGGGGCCTGGGCATCGGCGACCGGCTGGTGCGGGCCTGCGCGGACTTCGCGCGCGGCGTCGGCTACCGCGAGCTGGTGCTGTGGACCAACGACGTGCTGGCGTCGGCCCGTTCGATCTACCTGCGGCACGGATTCACGCTCGTCGGCGAGAAGCCGCACCGGTCCTTCGGCGCCGATCTCGTCGGGCAGGACTGGAAGATGGTCCTCCATAAGTCGGTGGACTGACGGGTAGGGTCCGCCCCATGAAACTGGCGTTCTCCACCCTCGGTGTCCCTGGTCTCCCCCTCGACGACGTGCTGCGCCTCGCCACCACGCACGGCTACCACGGTGTCGAACTGCGCGCGCATCCCGAGGAACCGGTCCATCCCGGCATCGGCCCGAAGGAGCGGGCGGACGCGGCCGCGCGGTTCGGGGCGGCCGGTGTCGAAGTGCTCGGTGTCGCCGGGTACGCGCGGGTGGCGGCGCCCGCCGACGACGACGGGCCCGTCATCGACCAGGTCCGCGAACTGGTCGACCTGGCGGCGGACTTGGGCTCCTCCTACGTACGGGTCTTCCCCGGCGGCGGTGACGAGCAGAGCGCCGAGGAGGCCGACGCGACGGCCGCCCGGCGGCTCGGGGTCGCCGCCGAGTACGCGGCCGACCGCGGTGTACGAGTTCTGCTGGAGACCCATGACTCGCACCGCACCGGCGCCGCGGCGTCCCGGGTCGCGGGGCTCGTCGGGCACCGCAACGTGGGCGTGCTCTGGGACGTCATGCACACCTGGCTCGGCGGCGAGCAGCCCTCGGCCTCGTACGCCGCGCTCTCCCCGTACCTCGGCTATGTCCAGGTCAAGGACATCGCCGGGCCCGACGACACGACGCCGCTCGCGCTCGGGGCGGGGGTGCTGCCGCTGGCCGAGTGCGTGGAGGTGCTCAGCCGGGAGGGGTGGGACGGGTGGTTGTGCTGGGAGTACGAGGCGCGCTGGTACGAGTCGGCTGCGCCGCTTTCCGGGTTGTTGGGGGCCGGGCGGGAGTTGCTGGGGCGGTTGCTCAACGAGTCGGCGTAGTTGTCGCGGGGGTTGCGTCGCCGGGTGCGGGCCGGTGGGGCTTCTCGCGCAGTTCCCCGCGCCCCTGAGGCAGGCGCTTCGCGCCGCCTCCCCTGAAGGCCGCAGGCCTCTCAGGGGCGCGGGGAACTGCGCGACCAGCCACGACGAGACCCGCACCCGACAGCCGCACCCTCGCCCCCAGCGACGTCAGAGCGACCCCGGCCACCAAAAGCGCGGCCGCGCACCAGCGGAGGGGGGTCACCGACTCGCCCAGGAACAGCGCGGCCGACGACATTCCGAAGACCGGGACCAGAAGTGAGTACGGGGCGACGGTCGACGCGTCGTAGCGCCGCAGCAGCCGGCTCCAGGCGCTGAAGCAGAACAGGGTCGTCACCAGCGCCACGTACACGATCGCACCGGCGCCCGGCAGATCGAGGGACGCCAGCGCGCGGGCGTCCGTCGCCGGGCCCTCGAAGAGGAGCGAGAGCCCGAGCAGCGGCAGCACGGGGACCGCGCTCGACCACACCATGAAGTTGAAGGGGGCCTCGGGGGCCGCCTTGCGGGTCAGCACGTTCGCGACGCCCCAGAACGCGGCGGCGATCAGCACCAGCGCGAAGGCGCCGAGCGGCCCCGAGGCGCCCTCGTCGACGGCGGCGACCGCGATCCCGGCGAGCGCCACCGCCATGCCCACGACCCGCACCGGCCGCGGTCGCTCCCCGAGGAACGCGAACGCGAGCAGCGCCGTGAACACCGCCTGCACCTGGAGCACCAGCGAGGACAGGCCCGCGGGCATCCCCGCGTTCATGCCGACGAACAGCAGCCCGAACTTGCCCACGCCCAGCGCGAGTCCGAGGCCCACGATCCAGCGCCACGGCACGCACGGCCGCCCGACGAGGAACACCGCGGGCAGCGCCGCCAGCAGGAAGCGCAGGGCGCAGAAGAGCAGCGGCGGGAAGTGGGCGAGGCCGATGTCGATGACGACGAAGTTCACGCCCCACAAGGCGGCGACGAGGACGGCGAGGCCGGTGTGTGCGGGTCTCATGCGTCGAGGATCACGTCCGCCGACTGTGTAGCACCAGCGAATGTTGCTGCATGGTGGGATGAAGCACCGCTAATGAGAAGGCGCGGGAGGGGTTCGTCGATGTTGGATCTTCAGCGGCTGCGCGCGCTGCACGCCGTCTCCGTGCACGGCACCGTGGGCGCCGCCGCGGCCGCGCTCGGCTACACGCCGTCCGCCGTGTCCCAGCAGATCGCGAAGCTGGAGCGGGAGACCAGGACCGTTCTGCTCGAACGGGAGGGCCGGGGCGTGAAGCTCACCGACGAGGCCCGGCAACTCGCGCGTACGGCTGCCGAGTTGATGGACGTGGTGGAGCGCGCCGAGACCGAGCTCGAGGAGCGGCGCGGGGTGCCGGCGGGGCGGCTGACCATCGCCGCGTTCGCCTCGGCGGCGCGGGGGCTGCTGCCCGGGGCGCTCGCGGCGCTGGCTCAGCGGCATCCCGCGCTCGACACCCGGCTCACCGAGGTCGACCCGCATCTGTCGGTGGACCTCGTGGCGAAGGGGGCCGTCGATCTCGTCGTCGCCCACGACTGGGACATCGCGCCGCTGCCCGCCCCGGCCGGGGTCGAGCAGGCGGTCATCGGGGACGACCTGTGCGATCTGCTGGTGCCGGTGGGGCATCCGCTGGCCGGGCGGGAGGCCGTGCGGCGGGCCGAGCTGGGCGGGGAGCGGTGGGTTTCGCAGCCTGCGGGGCGGGTGTGTCACGACTGGCTGGTGCGGACGATGCGGGGGGCCGGGTTCGAGCCGGAGATCGTGCATCGGGCCGATGAGAATCCGACGCTGGTGGCGCTGGTCGCGGCCGGTCTCGGGGTGGCGGTGATTCCCCGTCTCGGGCGGGGGGGCGTTGCCGGAGGGGGTGGTGGTGGTCGGGCTCGATCCGTTGCCGCGGAGGCGGGTGTACGCGTTGTGGCGGGCCGGGGTTTCTCGGCGGCCCGCCATCACGGCCGCCGTCCAGGCCCTCCGCGACCAGGCTTCCGCCTGCCTCCTCCAGTAGTTCGCCGTCTGCCGGCCGGTGGCCTCTTCTCGCGCAGTTCCCCGCGCCCCTGAGATGCGCACTGCGTGCGCCATCTCATCGACAGAGGCGCAGCCTCAAGGGGAAGGCGCGCGAAGCGCATGCCTTCAGGGGCGCGGGGAACTGCGCGCCCCAAAGACACCCCGCGCACCAACTTCCCGGAACCCCGGAAAGTCGGGAACCCGGGCGCGGGCGCCGGCGTCCAACGGGCAAGCTGCCGGTGAGTCTCCGCAGTGCGGTGTCGGCCTCGCTACTGGCTGCGAACGCTGACCACCCTCTCCGCCGCACGAGCGGCCGGCAGCAAGCCGTCACCGGCGCGCCCCCCTCCAACAGCGCCGGTGACGGCCCCTCTTCATGCCCACCTTCGGGCCCACTCATCACGCCCGCACCCTTGACTGGCAGAAACTTTCCCCATATTCATAGCGCGCGGAAGTTTCCTTCAGTCCCGTGCAAGTGCCCGCCGCCCTCCCTCCGGAAGGAGCGCAAGTGCACCACCTCTCCAGACGTACGCTGCTCGCCGCCACCACCGCGGGTGTCGCCGCGACAGCCCTGGGCGCCGCCCCCGCCCAGGCGTCCAAAGGCCCCTCCGACCAGGCCCTCAAGAAGATCATCTCCGGGATGACCCTGGAGGAGAAGGTCGGCCAGCTCTTCGTGATGCGGGTGTACGGACACTCGGCCGACGCCCCGGACCAGGCCGACATCGACGCGAACCTCAAAGAGATCGGGGTGCGCACGGCCGACGAGCTGATCGACAAGTACAAGCTCGGCGGCATCATCTACTTCCAGTGGGCGCACAACGTCCGCGACCCGCACCAGATAGCCGACCTCAGCAACGGCATCCAGCGGGCCGGACAGCGACAGCCCTCCCGCATACCGCTGCTGATCGCCACCGACCAGGAGCACGGCATCGTGTGCCGGGTCGGCAAGCCCGCCACCCTGTTCCCCGGCGCGATGGCGCTCGGCGCGGGCGGCTCGCACTCCGACGCGCGCAAGGCCGGGCAGATCGCCGGCGCCGAGCTGCGCGCGCTCGGCATCGTCCAGGACTACGCGCCCGACGCGGACGTCAACGTCAACCCGGCCAACCCGGTCATCGGCGTCCGCTCCTTCGGCGCC is a genomic window containing:
- a CDS encoding alkaline phosphatase family protein encodes the protein MAELTRRRLLGSAAGAVGGAAALSLLPPSVQKAVAAGPPRKGSLRDIEHVVMLMQENRSFDHYFGTLKGVRGFSDPHALKLDTGRSVFYQPDAANPKGYLLPFHLDTHSTSAQAIPSTSHAWSVQHEAWNNGRMDQWLPAHRKADGVNGPYVMGYYTRKDIPFQFALAETFTICDNYFCSVFGPTWPNRLYWMTGTIDPGGTQGGPILNNTAPQPYRWTTYAERLQAAGVSWKVYQQDDDYGCNMLEQFASFKNARPGSDLYERGVRPQPEGTFEDDARNDRLPAVSWIMPTSYQSEHPDYLPAAGADFVAQKIEAIASNPKVWAKTAFILNYDENDGLFDHVAPPTPPAGTADEFVKGLPIGGGFRVPAIIISPWTVGGWVASESFDHTSALQFLESFTGVEEPNITDWRRATFGDLTSAFRFSHATPRAPRLPHNTAEQLAQAKDEVATLPKPTLPGADQKFPHQERGRRPHV
- a CDS encoding bifunctional helix-turn-helix transcriptional regulator/GNAT family N-acetyltransferase, which produces MTVHDIRSFNRFYTNVIGALDYSRHLYAPYTLTESRVLYELAHTEHVDAADLRTWLSLDAGYLSRILNKFEQAGLVERGSSDKDSRRRRITLTARGRGAAELLDERSRESVGTLLAGVPAGERERLGDALRTVRELLGDGRAARHPDNVLLREPGPGDLGWIVARNGAVYEAEFGWNTEYEGLVARIVADFAQDHDPHLERVWIAELDGRPVGCVMCVRDEAPGTARLRLLLVEPEARGLGIGDRLVRACADFARGVGYRELVLWTNDVLASARSIYLRHGFTLVGEKPHRSFGADLVGQDWKMVLHKSVD
- a CDS encoding sugar phosphate isomerase/epimerase family protein, with translation MKLAFSTLGVPGLPLDDVLRLATTHGYHGVELRAHPEEPVHPGIGPKERADAAARFGAAGVEVLGVAGYARVAAPADDDGPVIDQVRELVDLAADLGSSYVRVFPGGGDEQSAEEADATAARRLGVAAEYAADRGVRVLLETHDSHRTGAAASRVAGLVGHRNVGVLWDVMHTWLGGEQPSASYAALSPYLGYVQVKDIAGPDDTTPLALGAGVLPLAECVEVLSREGWDGWLCWEYEARWYESAAPLSGLLGAGRELLGRLLNESA
- a CDS encoding EamA family transporter — its product is MRPAHTGLAVLVAALWGVNFVVIDIGLAHFPPLLFCALRFLLAALPAVFLVGRPCVPWRWIVGLGLALGVGKFGLLFVGMNAGMPAGLSSLVLQVQAVFTALLAFAFLGERPRPVRVVGMAVALAGIAVAAVDEGASGPLGAFALVLIAAAFWGVANVLTRKAAPEAPFNFMVWSSAVPVLPLLGLSLLFEGPATDARALASLDLPGAGAIVYVALVTTLFCFSAWSRLLRRYDASTVAPYSLLVPVFGMSSAALFLGESVTPLRWCAAALLVAGVALTSLGARVRLSGAGLVVAGRAVPRAPERPAAFRGGGAKRLPQGRGELREKPHRPAPGDATPATTTPTR